In Nyctibius grandis isolate bNycGra1 chromosome 28, bNycGra1.pri, whole genome shotgun sequence, a single genomic region encodes these proteins:
- the PABPC1L gene encoding polyadenylate-binding protein 1-like yields MNASGPGYPLASLYVGDLHPDVTEAMLYEKFSPAGPIMSIRVCRDVATRRSLGYAYINFQQPADAERALDTMNFEVIKGRPIRIMWSQRDPGLRKSGVGNVFIKNLDDSIDNKALYDTFSAFGNILSCKVVCDENGSRGYGFVHFETHEAATRAIETMNGMLLNDRKVFVGHFKSRKEREAEFGARAMEFTNVYIKNFGDDMDDDRLREIFSKFGKTLSVKVMMDNAGRSKGFGFVNFEKHEEAQKAVADMNGKEINGRMVYVGRAQKRLERQSELKRKFEQMKQERVSRYQGVNLYVKNLDDGIDDERLRKEFSPYGTITSAKVMTEGGHSKGFGFVCFSSPEEATKAVTEMNGRIISTKPLYVALAQRKEERKAILTNQYMQRLATMRALPGPLLGSFQPAPGYFLPPIPQPQTRATFYSPSPVVPVRPATRWSAQPSRPPPAYPAATPILRAAAPPRRLLSNISTMRQASTQVPRVPPQAQRVANIGTQTVSARVPSSPSLPRGAPQYKYSSAVRNVQPMGHMPPVVAPQVGEPAVHVQGQEPLTASMLAAAPPQEQKQMIGERLYPLIHAMHPSLAGKITGMLLEIDNSELLLLLESPDSLHSKIEEAVAVLQAHQATETSHKSSAVAFLQ; encoded by the exons ATGAACGCTAGCGGCCCTGGCTATCCGTTAGCCTCTCTCTACGTGGGGGACCTCCACCCAGATGTGACCGAAGCCATGCTCTACGAGAAGTTCTCGCCTGCTGGGCCCATCATGTCCATCCGAGTCTGTCGGGACGTTGCCACGCGCCGATCGCTGGGCTACGCCTACATAAACTTCCAGCAGCCCGCAGATG CCGAGCGAGCCCTGGACACCATGAACTTCGAAGTGATCAAAGGCCGGCCCATCCGCATCATGTGGTCCCAGCGGGATCCCGGGCTCAGGAAGTCGGGGGTTGGAAACGTCTTCATCAAGAACCTGGATGACTCCATCGATAACAAAGCCCTGTATGACACGTTCTCTGCCTTCGGAAACATCCTGTCGTGCAAG GTGGTTTGTGATGAAAACGGATCCCGTGGCTATGGCTTTGTTCACTTTGAGACTCATGAGGCAGCGACTCGGGCCATCGAGACCATGAATGGGATGTTGCTCAACGACCGGAAGGT GTTTGTTGGCCATTTCAAATCCCGCAAAGAGCGCGAGGCAGAGTTTGGGGCTAGGGCGATGGAGTTCACCAACGTCTACATCAAAAACTTTGGGGATGACATGGATGATGACAGACTGCGGGAAATATTCTCCAAGTTTG GAAAGACGCTAAGTGTCAAAGTCATGATGGACAACGCTGGCCGCTCGAAGGGCTTTGGATTTGTCAACTTTGAGAAGCATGAAGAAGCCCAAAAG GCGGTGGCTGACATGAACGGGAAGGAGATCAACGGGCGGATGGTGTACGTGGGCCGAGCCCAGAAGCGGCTGGAGCGCCAGAGCGAGCTGAAGCGGAAATTTGAGCAGATGAAGCAGGAGCGAGTGAGCAGGTACCAG GGGGTCAACCTGTATGTGAAGAACCTGGATGATGGGATAGACGACgagaggctgaggaaggagTTCTCTCCCTACGGCACCATCACCAGCGCCAAG GTGATGACAGAGGGTGGCCACAGCAAAGGGTTTGGATTTGTatgtttttcctccccagaaGAGGCTACCAAGGCCGTGACGGAAATGAACGGGCGGATCATCAGCACTAAGCCTCTCTACGTCGCGCTCGCTCAAAGGAAAGAGGAGCGGAAAGCAATCCTCACCAACCAGTACATGCAGAGATTAGCCACCATGAGGGCCCTGCCCGGTCCTCTTCTGGGCTCCTTCCAGCCCGCCCCAGGGTACTTCCTACCCCCCATCCCCCAG CCACAAACCAGAGCCACCTTCTACAGCCCCAGCCCAGTTGTCCCAGTGCGTCCCGCCACTCGCTGGAGTGCGCAGCCCTCCCGGCCTCCCC CAGCGTACCCTGCAGCTACGCCCATCCTGAGGGCTGCCGCACCGCCCCGGCGCCTGCTTTCCAACATCAGCACCATGAGACAGGCCTCCACCCAAGTGCCCCGCGTACCTCcccaggcccagagagtgg CCAACATCGGGACGCAGACGGTCAGCGCTCGGGTGCCCTCCTCGCCCTCCCTGCCGCGCGGTGCCCCGCAGTACAAGTACTCCTCAGCCGTCAGGAACGTCCAGCCCATGGGGCACATGCCACCCGTGGTGGCCCCACAG GTGGGAGAACCTGCTGTGCATGTCCAGGGGCAGGAGCCCCTGACAGCATCCATGCTTGCAGCAGCCCCTCCTCAGGAGCAGAAGCAAATGATCG GTGAGCGCCTCTACCCTCTGATCCATGCGATGCATCCCTCGCTGGCTGGCAAGATCActgggatgctgctggagaTAGACAACtcggagctgctgctgctcctggagtCCCCCGACTCCCTGCACTCCAAG ATCGAGGAAGCGGTCGCTGTTCTCCAAGCACACCAGGCTACCGAGACCTCGCACAAGAGCAGCGCCGTGGCGTTCCTGCAGTGA